Proteins co-encoded in one Papaver somniferum cultivar HN1 unplaced genomic scaffold, ASM357369v1 unplaced-scaffold_30223, whole genome shotgun sequence genomic window:
- the LOC113341691 gene encoding uncharacterized protein LOC113341691 has translation MLKRITNRKRKNLTLDNDEIKVSVKDILKWDSTNGRKRITDEMMEVTKAEDSDDEIRASDMGFSCSCNNSRVSSSAWSESNEEKSLDLETSSSRSDEDSDEDDFVEEHIRGDFCSTYEKEFCSSPFRFFLDNSSSPTGQITPEFRSPVSSPARLKKQVCFLSFLPLSLLFG, from the exons ATGTTGAAGAGAATAACTAACCGAAAACGGAAGAATCTTACTCTGGATAATGATGAGATTAAAGTTTCTGTGAAGGATATTTTGAAATGGGATTCTACTAATGGCCGTAAGAGAATCACAGATGAGATGATGGAAGTTACAAAAGCAGAGGATTCGGACGATGAAATTAGGGCTTCTGATATGGGTTTTTCATGTTCTTGTAATAACAGTAGAGTTAGCAGCAGTGCTTGGTCTGAAAGTAATGAAGAAAAATCATTAGATTTAGAGACTTCTAGCAGTAGgtctgatgaagattctgatgaagatgattttGT GGAAGAACATATCAGAGGAGATTTTTGTTCTACATATGAGAAAGAATTTTGTTCAAGTCCATTTAGATTTTTTCTTGATAATTCTTCATCCCCTACCGGTCAAATTACACCGGAATTTAGGTCTCCGGTATCTTCCCCGGCTCGCCTCAAAAAGCAGGtttgctttctttcttttttaccaCTTTCGCTTTTATTTGgataa